One Gossypium hirsutum isolate 1008001.06 chromosome A11, Gossypium_hirsutum_v2.1, whole genome shotgun sequence genomic window carries:
- the LOC107899320 gene encoding uncharacterized protein — protein sequence MARPTRSGGGSSSGEEDGDAEWKAAIQSIAATTTATFTANGSNSSTVTTQTTRNNLVSNPTPDTDDYVDKSDEINQRKQPQKLKNYQLKAQKLLDNMLEKHLVIVKDACNVPDDDSVVNESGVRLFKNSTPGIVFDHLDEIQGPQKKPKLLPRRGIDENSKEFRRQLLSIAVDGKDILAAARYASQRSLARLEAKEATAKEKAKREEARIAELKRIRGERWLPSMAREMQLSKRSGQQV from the exons ATGGCAAGACCAACCCGTAGCGGCGGCGGCAGCAGCAGCGGCGAAGAAGACGGGGACGCCGAGTGGAAAGCTGCCATTCAATCTATAGCTGCAACCACTACCGCCACTTTCACTGCTAACGGTTCCAACAGCTCCACTGTAACAACACAAACAACAAGAAACAACCTCGTTTCAAATCCAACCCCAGATACAGATGATTATGTTGATAAATCTGATGAAATAAATCAGAGAAAGCAACCCCAGAAGCTTAAAAACTACCAACTCAAG GCACAAAAGCTTTTGGATAACATGTTAGAGAAGCACTTAGTGATAGTGAAGGATGCCTGTAATGTCCCAGATGATGATAGCGTGGTAAATGAAAGTGGAGTTCgtttatttaaaaattctactCCTGGGATAGTATTTGACCACTTAG ATGAAATTCAAGGACCCCAAAAGAAACCAAAACTTCTTCCCAGAAGAGGGATTGATGAGAACTCAAAAGAG TTCAGACGACAACTATTGTCCATAGCTGTTGATGGAAAAGATATATTGGCTGCAGCAAGATATGCAAGCCAGAGATCGTTAGCTAGATTGGAAGCTAAAGAAGCAACAGCCAAAGAAAAAGCAAAGAGAGAGGAAGCCAGGATCGCGGAACTGAAAAGGATTAGGGGAGAGAGGTGGCTACCTTCAATGGCTAGAGAGATGCAG TTAAGCAAAAGATCTGGGCAACAAGTATAG